In the Streptomyces cinnamoneus genome, TCTCCGTGCCCAACCGTATCCGGGGCCGCGCCAGGCTGTCCGGCTGGCTCACCTGTGTGCCCGGCATGGCCGAGCCGGGGCGGATGCTGCTGCGGCTGGAGCTGGGCGAGGTGTCCGTGGACGACCTCTGGGGCACGGAGAGCGTCGAGCCCGAGGAGTTCGCGCACGCCTGCCCCGACCCCCTGGTGGACCACGAGGCGGAGCTGCTCCAGCACCTCCACGCCGGCCACGGCGACCAGGTGCGCGGCCTGAGCGCGCTGCTGGGCGAGCGCGAGAGCCCCTCGTCGGAAGCCTACGCGCAGGTGGTGCCGGTGGCCCTGGACCGCTTCGGCCTGAGGGTCCGCTTCACGCGCCGCGAGGGCGGCGGCACGGCCGCGGACCGCTCCTTCGACGCCCGCTTCGAGTTCCCCGAGCCGGTGCGGGACATCGCACAGCTGCGTCAGGAGATGCACCGCCTCTTCGAGGCGGCGGGCTACTAGGAGGTGTCCGGTCCCCCGGGGCCGGCGCCGCTCGCCCGGCGTCCCGGGGAGCCGGGGCCGGCGGGCCCCTACTCCCCCGGCGGCTGCTCCCCGCGCAGGCGGGACCGCACCCGCTCCACCACGTCCGCGTACCGCGCCTCCGCGCCGTAGCGCGTGGGCTCGTAGTACCGCTTGCCGTGGACGGAGTCCGGGGCGTACTGCTGCGGGGCGATCCCGCCGGGCACATCGTGCGGATACGTGTAGCCGCGCCCGTGGCCGAGCTTCTCCGCGCCCTTGTAGTGGCTGTCGCGCAGGTGCGGCGGCACGGGCCCGGCCAGGCCGGCCCGGACGTCCGCCAGGGCCGCGTCGATCGCGAGATACGCCGCGTTGGACTTCGGGGCCAGCGCCAGCGCCACCGCCACCTGGCTCAGGGTGATCCGCGCCTCGGGGAAACCGATCATCGCCACGGCCTGCGCCCCGGCGACCGCCGTCTGCAGCGCCGTCGGGTCGGCCAGGCCGATGTCCTCGCTCGCCGAGATCATCAGCCGCCGGGCGATGAACCGGGGGTCCTCCCCCGCCTCGATCATCCGGGCCAGATAGTGCAGCGTCGCGTCGACGTCCGAGCCGCGGATCGACTTGATCAGCGCGCTGGCGACGTCGTAGTGCTGGTCGCCGTCGCGGTCGTACTTCACCGCCGCGCGGTCGACGGCCCCTTCCAGGGTCTCCAGGGTGATCTCGTCCTCGCCCTTGGCGAGGGCCGAGCCCGCCCCCGCCTCCAGGGCCGTGAGCGCCCTGCGGGCGTCACCCCCGGCGATGCGCAGCAGGTGCGCCTCGGCGTCCCCGGAGAGGGTCACCGCGCCGCCCAGGCCCCGCTCGTCTGTCAGCGCGCGATGGGTCAGGCCGCGCAGGTCGTCGTCGGTGAGCGCCTGGAGGGTCAGCAGCAGCGAACGCGAGAGCAGAGGGGAGATCACGGAGAAGTAGGGGTTCTCCGTGGTGGCCGCGATCAGGGTCACCCAGCGGTTCTCGACGGCCGGCAGCAGGGAGTCCTGCTGGGCCTTGCTGAAGCGGTGGATCTCGTCCAGGAAGAGGACGGTCTCCTTTCCGTACCCGCCGGAGGCACGGCGGGCGCCGTCGATGACGGCCCGCACCTCCTTGACGCCGGCGGTGATCGCGGACAGCTCCACGAAGCGCTTGTTGGTGGCCTGGCTGACCACGTAGGCGAGCGTCGTCTTGCCGGTGCCGGGCGGACCCCAGAGGATCACCGAGGAGGGCCCGGCGGGGCCGCCGCTCGCCTCCCCCACCAGCCGGCGCAGCGGGCTGCCCTGCTTGAGCAGGTGCCCCTGGCCGACGACCTCGTCGAGGGTACGGGGGCGCATGCGGACGGCCAGCGGACTGCCTGCCGGATCTCTCTCCTGGCGGTCCTCTGCGGCTGCGGTGAACAGGTCGGGCTCCACGTCCGCCAACCCTAGGCCACAGCACTGACAACGCCGCCGGACCCATGGGTCCGGCGGCGTTGGTCAAGCCAGGTGCGTACGTGCGTACGGCGGGGGACTCAGGCGGTGCCGCCGGTCCAGAACCACCACCACTTGGTGAGGATCAGCATGCCGATGACGCCGATCCACAGCACCGGGACCACCCAGTGGAACTCCAGCAGCCCCCGCTTGAGCCCCTCCGGCGCGGGGATGAAGCCGTGGCGGAGGTTCTGCACGGTGACGTACCAGAACATCACGATGGTGGCGACCCAGGCCAGGCAGCACCACAGGCACAGCGAGCCGATCACGTACAGCGACTGGTACTGGAGCCAGGTGACGAAGCCGACGCCGAAGAGGCAGCCGGCCTCCATGCCCAGCCAGTACCACCGCGGGAAGCGGGACCCGGTCAGCAGGGCGAGCCCGATGGCGATGATCATGCCGTAGGCGACCAGGCCCAGCATCGGGTTCGGGAACCCGAAGGCCTTGGCCTGGTCGCTCGACATGATGTTGCCGCAGGAGACGATGGGGTTCAGGCTGCAACCCGGTACGAAGTTCGGGTCCTCCAGCAGCTTGAACTTGTCGAGCGTGATGACCCAGGACGCCAGCAGCCCCATCGCCCCGGTGACGACCAGCAGCCATGCGAAGGCACGACCGCCGCCCACCGCTCCCGTGGCGGGCCCGTCCCGCTCCGTGTCGTCGGTATCGGAGCGGTCGAGTGCCGAAGTGGTCATAGCGCTGTCGATCCCATCAGTAGGCCGTTGCCGCCCATTCTGCACCAGGGGCCTGTGAATCAGCCCTGGGCCGAAAGGACTTCACTCACGACGGTGTCGAGGGCGACGGCCTTCTGCTCGCCGCTCTCGAGGTCCTTGAGCTGCACCATGCCCTCGGCCAGGTCGCGCTCCCCGGCGACGAGCGCGAAGCGCGCGCCGGAGCGGTTGGCCGACTTCATGGCGTTCTTCAGGCCCTTGCCGCCGAAGGCGAAGTTCGTCGCGACGCCGGCCCGGCGCAGCTCGGTGACCACGCCGAAGAGCACCCGGCGGGCCTCCTCGCCCAGCGGCACGGCGAAGACCTGGGTCGGGGCGGGCAGTTCCAGCTCGACGCCCTCGGCCTTCAGGGCCAGCACCGTGCGGTCCACGCCGAGCGCCCAGCCCACGGAGGGCAGCGCCGGTCCGCCGATCATCTCGGACAGGCCGTCGTAGCGGCCGCCGCCGCCGACCGCGGACTGCGAGCCGAGACCGTCGTGGACGAACTCGAACGTGGTGCGGGTGTAGTAGTCCAGGCCGCGCACCAGCTTCTCGTCGTCCTGGAAGGCGACCCCGGCGGCGGTGAGCAGCTCGCGCACCTGCTCGTGGTACTCCTTGCACGCCTCGCACAGGTGGTCGCGCAGCATGGGGGCGCCGGCGAGCTGCTTCTGCACGTCCTCGCGCTTGTCGTCGAGCACGCGCAGCGGGTTGATCTCGACGCGGCGGCGGGTGTCCTCGTCCAGGTCCAGGTCGCGCAGGAAGGCCTGGAGGGCGTCCCGGTAGGCGGGGCGGCACTCCTTGTCACCGAGCGAGTTCAGCAGCAGCCGGAAGTTCGTGAGGCCCAGCGACTTGTAGGCGTCGACGGCCAGGATGATCAGCTCGGCGTCGAGCGCGGGGTCCTCGGCGCCGATCGCCTCGGCGCCGACCTGGGAGAAGTGGCGGTAGCGGCCAGCCTGCGGGCGCTCGTAGCGGTAGTACGAACCCGAGTACCAGAGCTTGACCGGGAGGTTGCCCGACTTGTGGAGGTTGGCCTCCAGCGCGGCGCGCAGCACGGAGGCGGTGCCCTCGGGACGGAGGGCGAGCTGCTCCTTGCCGCGCTGGGTGAGGGTGTACATCTCCTTGGTCACGATGTCGGTCGACTCGCCGACGCCGCGGGAGAACAGCTCCACCTGCTCGAAGCCGGGGGTCTCGATGTATCCGTAGCCGGCGCGCTTGAGCGGCGAGGAGATGGCCTCGCGCACGGCGAGGTAGACCGCGGAGTCCGGCGGGATCAGGTCGTAGGTGCCCTTGGGGGCCTTGAAGGTGCTCACGGAACTTTCGTCACATTCCTCGTCGCGGAGCCGGGTGTCCGGCTCCAGGGCCGGCGGCCACCTCCCGCAGGAAGGGGTTGGTGGCGCGCTCATGGCCGATGGTCGTCTGGGGGCCGTGGCCGGACAGCACCACGGTCGAGTCGTCCAGGGGCAGGCACACGCGGGCCAGCGACTGGAGCATCTCGGAGTGGTCGCCACCGGGCAGGTCGGTGCGTCCGATGGAGCCGGCGAACAACAGGTCGCCCGAGAAGAACACCGACGGGACGTCGGAGGACTCGGGCATCCGGAAGGTCACCGACCCCTTGGTATGGCCGGGCGCGTGCGCGACGGTGAACTCCAGCCCCGCGAGGTCGAGCCGGCTGCCGTCGGACAGCTCCCTGACGTCGTCGGGCTCCCCGACGGTCAGCTCGCCCATGAGCTGCTGCCCGATGGAGCGGCCGAGGGCCTTTCCCGGGTCGCTCATCATGTAGCGGTCGGCGGGGTGGATCCAGGCCGGTACGTCATGGGCGCCGCACACCGGGACGACCGAGGCGACGTGGTCGATGTGGCCGTGGGTGAGGACGACGGCGACGGGCTTGAGCCGATGCTTCTTCAGTGCTTCCTCGACGCCCTGGGCGGCCT is a window encoding:
- a CDS encoding DUF2470 domain-containing protein, which produces MPSAAERTRTLVQSTCSAVLLIPGLECIYPDQLMPGVRTVGPDGEIFLVLPADSPAVRAATHAQDDELAAALELTDVAPVSVPNRIRGRARLSGWLTCVPGMAEPGRMLLRLELGEVSVDDLWGTESVEPEEFAHACPDPLVDHEAELLQHLHAGHGDQVRGLSALLGERESPSSEAYAQVVPVALDRFGLRVRFTRREGGGTAADRSFDARFEFPEPVRDIAQLRQEMHRLFEAAGY
- a CDS encoding replication-associated recombination protein A, with the translated sequence MEPDLFTAAAEDRQERDPAGSPLAVRMRPRTLDEVVGQGHLLKQGSPLRRLVGEASGGPAGPSSVILWGPPGTGKTTLAYVVSQATNKRFVELSAITAGVKEVRAVIDGARRASGGYGKETVLFLDEIHRFSKAQQDSLLPAVENRWVTLIAATTENPYFSVISPLLSRSLLLTLQALTDDDLRGLTHRALTDERGLGGAVTLSGDAEAHLLRIAGGDARRALTALEAGAGSALAKGEDEITLETLEGAVDRAAVKYDRDGDQHYDVASALIKSIRGSDVDATLHYLARMIEAGEDPRFIARRLMISASEDIGLADPTALQTAVAGAQAVAMIGFPEARITLSQVAVALALAPKSNAAYLAIDAALADVRAGLAGPVPPHLRDSHYKGAEKLGHGRGYTYPHDVPGGIAPQQYAPDSVHGKRYYEPTRYGAEARYADVVERVRSRLRGEQPPGE
- a CDS encoding vitamin K epoxide reductase family protein; translation: MTTSALDRSDTDDTERDGPATGAVGGGRAFAWLLVVTGAMGLLASWVITLDKFKLLEDPNFVPGCSLNPIVSCGNIMSSDQAKAFGFPNPMLGLVAYGMIIAIGLALLTGSRFPRWYWLGMEAGCLFGVGFVTWLQYQSLYVIGSLCLWCCLAWVATIVMFWYVTVQNLRHGFIPAPEGLKRGLLEFHWVVPVLWIGVIGMLILTKWWWFWTGGTA
- the hisS gene encoding histidine--tRNA ligase, with amino-acid sequence MSTFKAPKGTYDLIPPDSAVYLAVREAISSPLKRAGYGYIETPGFEQVELFSRGVGESTDIVTKEMYTLTQRGKEQLALRPEGTASVLRAALEANLHKSGNLPVKLWYSGSYYRYERPQAGRYRHFSQVGAEAIGAEDPALDAELIILAVDAYKSLGLTNFRLLLNSLGDKECRPAYRDALQAFLRDLDLDEDTRRRVEINPLRVLDDKREDVQKQLAGAPMLRDHLCEACKEYHEQVRELLTAAGVAFQDDEKLVRGLDYYTRTTFEFVHDGLGSQSAVGGGGRYDGLSEMIGGPALPSVGWALGVDRTVLALKAEGVELELPAPTQVFAVPLGEEARRVLFGVVTELRRAGVATNFAFGGKGLKNAMKSANRSGARFALVAGERDLAEGMVQLKDLESGEQKAVALDTVVSEVLSAQG
- a CDS encoding MBL fold metallo-hydrolase; the encoded protein is MLIAGFPAGAWGTNCYLVAPAAGEECVIIDPGHQAAQGVEEALKKHRLKPVAVVLTHGHIDHVASVVPVCGAHDVPAWIHPADRYMMSDPGKALGRSIGQQLMGELTVGEPDDVRELSDGSRLDLAGLEFTVAHAPGHTKGSVTFRMPESSDVPSVFFSGDLLFAGSIGRTDLPGGDHSEMLQSLARVCLPLDDSTVVLSGHGPQTTIGHERATNPFLREVAAGPGAGHPAPRRGM